Proteins encoded in a region of the Prochlorothrix hollandica PCC 9006 = CALU 1027 genome:
- a CDS encoding late competence development ComFB family protein → MTNHQPKYQYKNIMEILVEQEVTRQMAKVPIQMLQYIRSVEVVTYALNRLPVMYACSEKGMQLQLKNAKKEFGPQIVQHVKWAMTAVQRDPLRQFKPVQQQDQRTLDELRKLFKDPSLSWQSLPDVVAGLLEDAVNSDLNTKETLDDSPTAPAAKKDVWRSKTQRKVNYSSQDFDWEQDMFVR, encoded by the coding sequence ATGACTAATCATCAGCCCAAATATCAATATAAAAATATTATGGAAATTCTGGTGGAGCAGGAAGTGACCCGCCAGATGGCCAAAGTTCCGATCCAGATGCTGCAATATATCCGATCGGTAGAGGTGGTGACCTATGCCCTCAACCGCCTGCCGGTGATGTATGCCTGTAGCGAGAAAGGAATGCAGCTACAGCTTAAAAACGCCAAAAAAGAGTTTGGTCCCCAAATTGTCCAACATGTCAAATGGGCCATGACAGCGGTACAACGGGATCCCCTGCGACAGTTCAAGCCGGTGCAACAGCAGGACCAGCGCACCCTGGACGAACTCCGCAAACTGTTCAAGGATCCCAGCCTCAGTTGGCAAAGCCTACCCGATGTGGTGGCGGGCTTGCTGGAAGACGCGGTGAACTCCGATCTCAACACCAAGGAAACTTTGGATGATTCCCCCACAGCCCCTGCGGCCAAGAAAGATGTGTGGAGAAGCAAAACCCAGCGGAAGGTCAACTACTCCAGTCAAGATTTCGACTGGGAGCAGGATATGTTTGTCCGCTGA
- a CDS encoding Tab2 family RNA-binding protein, which yields MVMPSLLAPVIWQGDLVGRPPRPGDSPLWELVLCSGDGHWEWRSQQPQAQVNGEWLRQQLAAALAIQPRPAALAVFRPQVLGLFQVAAEPLGIPVQPQRRTPALKARLRQLAQDWSPAFDPLAVPALPPVPLPESVQGEQWQFAAVPAAELTLVFDHRPIPVLDAPPDLWPVPLGLASTLPIPGVVIQGGRRSRPLAQWLQAQVPAAIAAIAGDPAGLILEAGLDRRWVLATFTDAAVVQSAQVYQQRLQASQGLHFLMVQPDDSGLTPTGFWLLQQDP from the coding sequence ATGGTGATGCCGTCGTTGCTTGCGCCAGTGATCTGGCAGGGGGATTTGGTGGGCCGTCCCCCTCGCCCTGGGGACAGTCCCCTGTGGGAACTGGTGCTGTGTAGTGGGGATGGACATTGGGAATGGCGATCGCAGCAACCCCAGGCCCAGGTCAATGGGGAGTGGCTGCGCCAACAACTGGCCGCCGCCCTGGCCATCCAGCCCCGTCCCGCTGCCCTGGCGGTTTTCCGCCCCCAAGTCCTGGGGTTATTCCAGGTGGCCGCAGAACCCCTGGGGATTCCGGTGCAACCCCAGCGGCGCACCCCCGCCCTCAAAGCGCGATTACGGCAACTGGCCCAGGATTGGTCTCCCGCCTTTGACCCCCTGGCGGTGCCGGCTTTGCCCCCGGTGCCCTTACCGGAGTCGGTGCAGGGGGAACAGTGGCAATTTGCGGCGGTGCCCGCTGCTGAGTTAACCCTGGTGTTTGACCACCGCCCCATTCCGGTGTTGGACGCTCCCCCGGATCTGTGGCCCGTGCCCTTGGGGTTAGCCTCTACTCTGCCCATTCCGGGGGTGGTGATCCAAGGCGGTCGGCGATCGCGGCCCTTGGCCCAGTGGCTCCAGGCCCAGGTTCCGGCGGCGATCGCCGCCATCGCCGGGGATCCCGCAGGCTTGATCCTAGAAGCGGGCCTCGATCGCCGTTGGGTCTTGGCCACCTTCACCGATGCCGCCGTGGTGCAATCAGCCCAGGTCTATCAGCAACGGCTCCAAGCCAGCCAAGGTCTCCATTTTTTGATGGTGCAGCCCGATGATTCGGGACTCACCCCCACCGGGTTCTGGCTGTTACAGCAGGATCCCTAA
- a CDS encoding class I SAM-dependent methyltransferase — MANFYTQHIFPSLVEWTMAGEPFRTYRRQLLTEATGEVLEIGFGTGLNLPHYGDRLRSLTLVDPNQGMQALAQARIAAAPFPVKVYQMGGEALPLEDASVDCVVSTWTLCSIAAVDQAMGEIHRVLRSGGRFLFLEHGLSDRPDVQRWQHRLTPIQRVIADGCHLDRNMGSLVERWFDRVEVDRFEAENLPAIVGTLYRGIATKA; from the coding sequence ATGGCTAACTTTTATACCCAACACATTTTTCCGTCCCTCGTAGAATGGACCATGGCGGGGGAACCGTTCCGAACCTATCGACGGCAACTGTTAACCGAGGCCACAGGAGAGGTGTTGGAAATTGGCTTTGGGACAGGGTTGAACTTACCCCATTATGGCGATCGTCTGCGATCCCTTACCCTTGTTGACCCCAACCAGGGAATGCAAGCCCTCGCCCAGGCCCGCATCGCCGCCGCCCCCTTTCCCGTCAAGGTTTACCAAATGGGGGGGGAAGCCCTGCCCCTGGAGGATGCCAGCGTTGACTGTGTGGTTAGCACCTGGACCCTGTGCAGCATTGCAGCGGTGGATCAGGCCATGGGGGAAATTCACCGGGTGTTGCGATCGGGGGGGCGCTTTTTGTTTCTGGAGCATGGGTTATCGGATCGCCCCGATGTGCAGCGCTGGCAGCACCGCCTCACCCCCATCCAGCGCGTCATTGCCGATGGCTGTCATTTGGATCGCAACATGGGATCCCTGGTAGAGCGTTGGTTTGATCGGGTTGAGGTCGATCGCTTTGAAGCCGAGAATCTGCCGGCGATCGTCGGCACCCTCTATCGCGGCATCGCCACCAAGGCTTAG
- a CDS encoding 2Fe-2S iron-sulfur cluster-binding protein, which translates to MAQTYTIEIQHQGQTHTVQVPEDRPILEVAQEAGLDLPSSCTAGVCTTCAAQILNYHEGCVEQGDSMGVSPELREQGYTLLCVAYPRADLKLITEQEEKVYHLQFGRPNA; encoded by the coding sequence ATGGCTCAAACCTACACGATCGAAATCCAACACCAAGGCCAAACCCACACCGTCCAGGTGCCAGAGGATCGCCCCATTCTGGAGGTGGCCCAAGAAGCTGGCCTAGACTTGCCCAGTTCCTGCACCGCCGGGGTTTGCACCACCTGTGCCGCCCAAATCCTCAACTACCACGAGGGCTGCGTGGAGCAAGGGGACAGCATGGGGGTCAGCCCTGAACTGCGGGAGCAGGGTTATACCTTGCTCTGTGTGGCCTATCCCCGCGCCGATCTCAAATTGATCACCGAGCAGGAAGAAAAGGTCTATCACCTGCAATTTGGCCGTCCTAACGCCTAG
- the psbP gene encoding photosystem II reaction center PsbP, producing MFKKITSLLILGCCLLLTACNITPTAGLQPFINVLGGYKFLYPTGWVQVQVSGGPDVVFRDLINPTENVSVVIQPVSSDRTLADLGTPGEVGYALQQTAIAPPDTGRSAELVDAYSHVNGSKTYYVLEYAVTLPDQQRHDLVAVGVNRGKLYTLDISTTESRWDQIQALFHTVVESFAAG from the coding sequence ATGTTTAAAAAAATTACCAGTCTGTTGATTCTAGGCTGTTGCCTTTTGCTCACTGCTTGCAACATTACCCCCACGGCTGGATTGCAGCCCTTTATTAATGTTCTCGGCGGCTATAAGTTTCTGTATCCCACGGGTTGGGTGCAAGTGCAGGTGTCCGGTGGTCCTGATGTGGTGTTTCGGGATTTGATTAATCCCACCGAGAACGTCAGTGTGGTGATTCAACCGGTGTCCAGCGATCGCACCCTCGCCGACTTAGGAACCCCTGGCGAAGTGGGCTATGCTTTGCAACAAACGGCGATCGCCCCCCCAGACACCGGGCGATCGGCGGAACTGGTGGATGCCTATAGCCACGTCAATGGCAGCAAAACCTACTATGTGCTGGAATATGCGGTTACCCTGCCGGATCAGCAGCGCCATGATTTGGTGGCCGTGGGGGTGAACCGGGGTAAGCTCTACACCTTGGATATTTCCACCACAGAGTCCCGCTGGGATCAAATTCAAGCCCTTTTCCACACGGTGGTAGAATCCTTTGCGGCGGGTTAA
- the dxs gene encoding 1-deoxy-D-xylulose-5-phosphate synthase, producing the protein MNLSELTHPNQLHGLSIAQLEQVARQIREKHLETIATYGGHLGPGLGVVELTLGLYQTLDLDRDKVLWDVGHQAYPHKLITGRYNTFHTLRQKDGVAGYLKRCESRFDHFGAGHASTSISAGLGMALARDQRGEDFKVAAIIGDGALTGGMALEAINHAGHLPDTNLMVVLNDNEMSISPNVGAISRYLNKMRLSPPMQFLSDNLEEQMKHLPFVGDSWNPEFQRFKESMKRLAVSKVGAVFEELGFTYVGPVDGHNLEELIATFKEAHLIPGPVLVHVVTVKGKGYAIAERDQVGYHAQSPFDLTTGKAKPSKTPKPPAYSKVFGNTLTKLAENNPKIVGITAAMATGTGLDILQNALPKQYIDVGIAEQHAVTLSAGMACEGMRPVVAIYSTFLQRGYDQVVHDVCIQNLPVFFCLDRAGIVGADGPTHQGMYDIAYLRCIPNLTLMAPKDEAELQRMVVTGIQHEAGPIAMRCPRGNGYGAPLMEEGWEPLPIGKGEILRSGDDVLLVAYGSMVYPAMQTAEVLNEHGIQATVINARFVKPLDTDLILPLAQRIGQVVTLEEGCLMGGFGSAVVEALVDHDILVPVLRLGVPDELVDHATADQSKVALELTPAQMAHTILQKFNPKPVAIGVSA; encoded by the coding sequence CTAACCAACTGCATGGGCTATCCATTGCTCAACTGGAGCAGGTCGCTCGGCAAATTCGGGAAAAGCACCTAGAGACGATCGCCACCTACGGGGGACACCTTGGGCCAGGGTTGGGCGTGGTGGAACTCACCCTCGGTCTCTATCAAACCCTCGACTTAGACCGGGATAAGGTGCTGTGGGATGTGGGACACCAGGCATATCCCCATAAATTAATTACCGGACGCTACAACACTTTCCACACCCTGCGCCAAAAAGATGGGGTGGCCGGTTATCTCAAGCGCTGTGAAAGTCGCTTTGATCACTTCGGCGCAGGCCACGCCTCCACCAGTATTTCCGCCGGTTTGGGGATGGCCCTGGCCCGGGATCAGCGGGGAGAAGACTTTAAGGTGGCCGCCATCATTGGGGATGGAGCCTTAACGGGGGGAATGGCCCTAGAAGCCATTAACCATGCGGGCCATTTACCCGATACCAATCTGATGGTGGTGTTGAATGATAACGAAATGTCCATTTCCCCCAATGTGGGGGCCATTTCCCGCTATCTCAACAAAATGCGCCTCAGTCCCCCCATGCAGTTCCTCTCAGACAACCTAGAGGAGCAGATGAAGCACCTGCCCTTTGTGGGGGATTCCTGGAACCCAGAGTTCCAGCGCTTTAAGGAGAGCATGAAGCGCCTTGCGGTGTCTAAGGTGGGGGCAGTGTTTGAGGAGTTGGGCTTTACCTATGTGGGACCCGTGGATGGCCACAATTTGGAAGAGTTGATTGCCACCTTTAAGGAAGCCCATTTAATTCCTGGGCCGGTGTTGGTGCATGTGGTGACCGTGAAGGGCAAGGGCTATGCCATCGCCGAGCGGGATCAGGTGGGGTACCATGCCCAGTCTCCCTTTGATCTGACCACTGGCAAGGCTAAACCCTCCAAAACCCCCAAACCTCCGGCTTATTCCAAGGTTTTTGGCAATACCCTCACCAAATTAGCGGAGAACAACCCCAAGATTGTGGGGATTACCGCTGCCATGGCCACGGGCACGGGTCTGGATATTTTGCAAAATGCTCTGCCCAAGCAATACATCGATGTGGGCATTGCGGAACAACATGCGGTGACCCTGTCGGCGGGGATGGCTTGCGAAGGGATGCGTCCCGTGGTGGCGATTTACTCCACCTTCCTCCAGCGGGGCTATGACCAGGTGGTGCATGATGTTTGTATTCAAAACCTGCCGGTGTTCTTCTGCCTCGATCGCGCCGGGATTGTGGGAGCCGACGGTCCCACCCACCAGGGGATGTATGACATTGCCTACCTGCGGTGTATCCCCAATTTGACCCTGATGGCTCCCAAGGATGAGGCGGAGTTGCAGCGGATGGTGGTGACGGGGATTCAGCACGAGGCGGGGCCGATCGCCATGCGTTGTCCTCGTGGTAATGGCTACGGTGCGCCATTGATGGAAGAAGGCTGGGAACCCCTGCCCATCGGGAAAGGGGAAATCCTGCGCAGTGGTGATGATGTGCTGTTGGTGGCCTATGGTTCCATGGTCTATCCGGCTATGCAAACCGCTGAGGTGCTCAATGAGCATGGCATCCAGGCCACGGTGATCAATGCCCGCTTTGTTAAGCCGTTGGATACCGATTTGATTCTGCCCCTGGCCCAGCGCATTGGTCAGGTGGTGACCCTGGAGGAGGGTTGCTTGATGGGGGGCTTTGGGTCTGCTGTGGTGGAAGCCCTGGTGGATCATGACATCCTGGTGCCGGTGCTGCGCCTAGGGGTGCCCGATGAGTTGGTGGATCATGCCACCGCTGATCAATCTAAGGTGGCCTTGGAACTGACCCCGGCCCAGATGGCCCATACCATTCTCCAGAAGTTCAACCCTAAACCGGTGGCGATCGGTGTCTCAGCCTAG
- the miaA gene encoding tRNA (adenosine(37)-N6)-dimethylallyltransferase MiaA: MIGLTPPFSPALIAIVGATATGKSQLALTLAQRLQTVILTADSRQVYRGFDIGTAKPTAQEQRQVPHYLLDICDPQETLTLGNYQDQAQGLIAQSHDQGQVPLLVGGTGLYVKSVVRGLQMPRVPPQPDLRSQLTGLGQPQGYGLLQQVDPTAAQRIHPNDRVRTLRALEVFYVTGRPLSAQQGETPPPYPILHLGLACDRTLLRQRIAHRTAALFEAGFVAEVEGLGQRYGWDLPLLDTLGYGEIRQFLRGDLSLPQAQALTLQHTCQFAKRQDTWFRSVPDLEWFPIDEADWVDRVWHRVQSFLQQL, translated from the coding sequence ATGATCGGTCTGACTCCTCCTTTTTCCCCAGCTTTGATCGCCATCGTCGGAGCCACCGCCACCGGCAAGTCCCAACTGGCCCTCACCTTGGCCCAACGGCTGCAAACGGTCATCCTCACCGCCGACTCCCGCCAGGTCTACCGGGGCTTCGACATCGGCACCGCCAAGCCCACGGCCCAGGAACAGCGCCAGGTGCCCCACTATCTGCTGGACATTTGCGATCCCCAGGAGACCCTCACCCTGGGTAACTACCAGGATCAGGCCCAGGGGTTAATTGCCCAGAGCCATGACCAAGGCCAGGTGCCCCTGCTGGTGGGGGGGACGGGGTTGTATGTCAAAAGTGTGGTGCGGGGGTTGCAGATGCCCCGGGTGCCTCCCCAGCCTGACCTGCGATCGCAGCTCACCGGTTTGGGGCAACCCCAGGGCTATGGCCTGTTGCAACAGGTGGATCCCACCGCCGCCCAACGCATCCACCCCAACGATCGCGTCCGCACCCTCCGCGCCCTGGAAGTCTTCTACGTCACCGGTCGCCCCCTCTCGGCCCAACAGGGGGAAACCCCCCCTCCCTACCCCATCTTGCACCTTGGTCTGGCCTGCGATCGAACCCTCCTGCGGCAGCGCATCGCCCACCGCACCGCTGCCCTGTTCGAGGCGGGTTTTGTGGCAGAAGTGGAGGGCTTGGGCCAACGCTATGGCTGGGACTTACCCCTGTTGGACACCCTGGGCTATGGGGAAATTCGGCAGTTTCTCCGGGGAGATCTGTCCCTCCCCCAAGCCCAAGCCTTGACCCTTCAGCACACCTGTCAATTTGCCAAACGCCAGGACACCTGGTTTCGATCGGTGCCGGATCTGGAATGGTTCCCCATTGATGAAGCGGATTGGGTCGATCGGGTCTGGCACCGGGTGCAGTCATTTCTGCAACAGCTCTAG
- a CDS encoding MOSC domain-containing protein, translating to MPHLSRILIYPIKSLDPCPVPTATIAPGGSLGGDRRWAMVDGRPSARQTPQSPRSWVNGKREPQIQRLRCRFDGAIAPAGQPQDPDHPPRISVGWDAIDPDLTFDLVAGTSPFSQWLSQGLGYPVSLVENPDQGFPDDPVSPGPTLISAASLDTVAQWFPGQSVAAMRLRFRVNLEIAEVPPFWEDRLFGTEETVVPFQIGAVQVLGVNPCKRCVVPTRDPWTGTVDPDFKAQFKQRRLESLPPWTVADRFRNPYRLSVNTRIPPSEAGKVLSLGDPVML from the coding sequence ATGCCCCACCTCAGCCGCATTCTGATTTACCCCATTAAGTCCCTGGATCCCTGTCCTGTTCCCACGGCCACCATTGCCCCAGGGGGATCCCTAGGGGGCGATCGCCGCTGGGCCATGGTCGATGGTCGCCCTAGCGCCCGCCAGACCCCCCAATCCCCCCGATCCTGGGTCAATGGCAAACGGGAACCCCAGATCCAGCGGCTGCGCTGTCGGTTTGACGGAGCGATCGCCCCCGCTGGTCAGCCCCAGGATCCAGACCATCCCCCCCGCATCAGCGTCGGTTGGGACGCGATCGACCCCGACCTCACCTTTGATCTGGTGGCGGGCACCTCCCCCTTCAGCCAGTGGCTCAGCCAGGGCTTGGGCTACCCCGTTTCCCTGGTGGAAAACCCTGACCAGGGATTCCCCGATGATCCCGTCTCCCCCGGACCAACCCTGATCAGCGCCGCCAGCCTGGACACCGTTGCCCAGTGGTTTCCGGGTCAATCGGTGGCCGCCATGCGGCTGCGGTTTCGGGTCAATTTAGAAATTGCGGAGGTTCCCCCCTTTTGGGAAGATCGGCTCTTTGGCACCGAGGAAACGGTGGTGCCCTTTCAGATTGGGGCGGTGCAGGTGTTGGGGGTCAACCCCTGTAAGCGCTGTGTAGTCCCAACGCGGGATCCCTGGACCGGGACTGTTGATCCCGACTTTAAGGCCCAGTTTAAGCAACGGCGACTGGAGTCCTTACCGCCCTGGACCGTGGCCGATCGCTTCCGCAATCCCTACCGCCTCAGCGTTAACACTCGCATTCCCCCCTCCGAAGCCGGAAAAGTCCTCAGCCTCGGCGATCCAGTGATGTTATAG
- a CDS encoding tRNA nucleotidyltransferase/poly(A) polymerase family protein: MHLSPAPTSPLNPQSWPFDLKHLPLNAHLVGGSVRDALLQRQGDYLDLDVVVPSAAVETAQALARCYRAGFVVLDAKRHIARVVFDRATVDVALQEGSTLEADLGRRDFTVNAIAYNPHSQTLIDPLNGYRDLEAQQLRMISAANLEADPLRLLRAYRQAAQLQFSIDPATAATIAHLAPHLGRIAAERIQSELNALLHHPQGTPWIEAAWQVGLFQTWLPSLDALAMAHLLKLDHGAQGLMERWPALAASFQQPIPLTRKESSPRTGLALAKLTTLLATEDDRAEKEWQTLKGSRAEIRAVGLLRRLQPQLRLQPLSIRQQYLLFQSAQGLLPVLALLGLTEPGQPCFCGPGSQSGADRSAGILGLVERFLDPTDPVAHLKPLVTGQALVQTLDLKPGPHIGHLLTELQVAQAEGRIDSPAAALALARSWQ; this comes from the coding sequence GTGCATCTCTCCCCCGCCCCCACCTCCCCCCTCAACCCCCAGTCCTGGCCCTTTGACCTTAAACATTTACCCCTCAATGCCCACTTAGTGGGGGGGAGTGTGCGGGATGCCCTGTTACAGCGCCAGGGGGACTATTTAGACTTAGACGTGGTGGTGCCCAGTGCCGCCGTGGAAACAGCCCAAGCCTTGGCGCGGTGCTACCGGGCGGGCTTTGTGGTCTTGGATGCCAAGCGTCACATTGCGCGGGTGGTCTTCGATCGGGCCACGGTGGATGTGGCCCTTCAGGAAGGCAGCACCCTGGAAGCAGACCTGGGGCGGCGGGACTTTACGGTGAACGCGATCGCCTACAACCCCCACAGCCAGACCCTCATCGATCCCCTCAATGGCTACCGGGATCTGGAAGCCCAGCAACTGCGCATGATCAGCGCCGCCAACCTAGAGGCGGATCCCCTGCGGTTGCTGCGAGCCTATCGCCAAGCGGCCCAACTGCAATTTTCCATTGACCCCGCCACCGCCGCCACCATTGCCCACCTCGCCCCCCACCTCGGGCGCATTGCCGCCGAGCGCATCCAAAGCGAACTCAACGCCCTCCTACACCATCCCCAGGGAACCCCTTGGATCGAGGCAGCGTGGCAGGTGGGTCTGTTCCAAACCTGGCTCCCCAGCTTGGATGCCCTGGCCATGGCCCATTTGCTGAAACTGGATCACGGTGCCCAGGGCTTAATGGAGCGTTGGCCCGCCCTCGCCGCCAGTTTCCAGCAGCCCATCCCCCTGACCCGCAAAGAGAGCAGTCCCCGCACCGGTTTGGCCTTGGCGAAGTTAACCACCCTGTTGGCGACGGAGGACGATCGCGCGGAAAAAGAATGGCAAACCCTCAAGGGCAGTCGGGCCGAAATCCGGGCGGTGGGGTTATTGCGCCGCCTCCAACCCCAACTGCGCCTCCAACCCCTGTCCATTCGTCAGCAATATTTACTATTCCAATCCGCCCAGGGACTCCTGCCAGTGTTGGCTTTGCTGGGGCTGACGGAACCGGGACAGCCCTGTTTTTGTGGCCCTGGATCCCAGAGCGGGGCCGATCGCAGCGCAGGCATTCTGGGGTTAGTGGAGCGGTTTTTGGATCCCACGGATCCCGTCGCCCACCTCAAGCCCCTGGTGACGGGGCAAGCCCTGGTGCAAACCCTGGATCTGAAGCCGGGTCCCCACATTGGCCACCTGTTGACGGAACTCCAGGTCGCCCAGGCGGAGGGTCGCATTGATTCCCCGGCTGCGGCCTTGGCCCTGGCCCGAAGCTGGCAATAA
- a CDS encoding DUF3326 domain-containing protein yields MVRPYTAALIIPTGIGCAVGGYAGDALPVARALAGVVDRLITHPNVLNGAQLYWPLANALYVEGYGLDRFAAGQWGLEPVTQNRVGLLLDAGIEPDLRLRHLQAAAAARTTLGLSLTDYVVTDRPLTVRLSRGESGASWGTIEPLDSLLRAAEKLVTQAQAQAIAVVVRFPDEAPDSPELVQYRQGQGVDPIAGAEAIISHFLGRSLQIPCAHAPALAALPLDPQLSPRSAAEELGHTFLPCVLVGLSRAPQYRVLSPVPPAPLPASCLTTADVDVVVVPASACGGSALLHWASQGKLILAVEDNTTALAVPPEALGIPAVRVRSYLESVGYVAAHRQGLDPHSLSPQARPLQPLA; encoded by the coding sequence ATGGTTCGACCCTACACCGCTGCCCTGATTATCCCCACGGGCATTGGCTGTGCTGTGGGGGGCTATGCCGGGGATGCCTTGCCAGTGGCGCGGGCCTTGGCGGGGGTGGTCGATCGCCTCATCACCCACCCCAACGTCCTCAACGGTGCCCAACTCTATTGGCCCCTGGCCAACGCCTTGTATGTGGAGGGCTATGGCCTCGATCGCTTCGCCGCTGGCCAGTGGGGTTTGGAACCGGTGACCCAAAATCGAGTGGGATTGCTGTTGGATGCTGGCATTGAGCCAGACTTGCGGCTACGCCATCTGCAAGCGGCAGCAGCGGCCCGTACCACCCTGGGACTGTCCCTCACGGATTATGTGGTCACCGATCGTCCCCTGACCGTGCGCCTCAGCCGGGGGGAGTCGGGGGCATCCTGGGGCACGATCGAACCCTTGGATAGTTTGCTGCGGGCTGCGGAAAAACTGGTGACCCAAGCCCAGGCCCAGGCCATCGCCGTGGTGGTGCGCTTCCCCGATGAAGCCCCCGATAGTCCTGAACTGGTTCAGTATCGCCAGGGCCAGGGGGTGGATCCCATTGCCGGGGCGGAGGCTATTATTAGTCATTTTTTGGGGCGATCGCTGCAAATTCCCTGTGCCCACGCCCCCGCCCTCGCCGCCTTGCCGTTGGATCCCCAGTTATCACCGCGATCGGCAGCGGAGGAATTGGGTCACACCTTTTTGCCCTGTGTCCTGGTGGGTCTCAGCCGCGCCCCCCAATACCGGGTCTTGTCCCCGGTTCCCCCTGCGCCCCTGCCCGCCTCCTGCCTCACCACCGCCGATGTGGATGTGGTGGTGGTGCCCGCCTCGGCCTGTGGGGGATCGGCCCTGCTGCACTGGGCCAGCCAAGGCAAGTTGATCCTAGCGGTGGAGGACAACACCACCGCCCTGGCCGTCCCCCCCGAAGCCCTGGGCATCCCAGCGGTGCGAGTGCGCTCCTACCTAGAGTCCGTGGGCTATGTAGCGGCCCATCGCCAAGGTCTCGATCCCCACAGCCTCAGCCCCCAAGCCCGTCCCCTGCAACCGTTGGCTTGA